Proteins from a genomic interval of Sugiyamaella lignohabitans strain CBS 10342 chromosome C, complete sequence:
- the FUN30 gene encoding DNA-dependent ATPase FUN30, whose protein sequence is MGLGKTCQVIAFLSHLKETGKNGPHLVVVPASTLENWLREFNRFCPSMVIEPYYGSMDERANIRDTLMESDTKYDVLVTTYNLACGGKADHSFLRSQKFNVCVYDEGHLLKNSQSERYSKLMRLKAEFRLLLTGTPLQNNLRELVSLLSFILPDIFQSRKDDLAEIFKHKAKATSKNDEDNATNANLLLSEQRISKAKTMMTPFVLRRKKDQVLNHLPEKAHAIEYCKMSDEQQSIYDMELDTSRKAIAAREAAKESGQPSGSAKNIGNILMQLRKAALHPLLFRRLYNDTILKKMAKEIMAEPRYETANEQFIYEDMEVMTDFELHRLCESFPSSIGHHKLSEDKWMTSGKISKLEKLLPQMKADGDRILIFSQFTQMLDILERVLNFMKISFLRLDGSTPVEVRQEMIDKFYEEKEITVFLLSTKAGGFGINLACANVVIIYDLSFNPHDDKQAEDRAHRVGQTREVQVIRLITKDTIEENILQLANTKLQLDRSVSDEADEEKLEQSNVSLVASMLLGKTPKASVEPE, encoded by the coding sequence ATGGGTCTGGGAAAGACATGTCAGGTTATAGCATTTTTATCGCATTTAAAAGAAACTGGCAAGAACGGTCCTCatttggttgttgttcCTGCCTCAACTTTAGAAAACTGGTTGCGGGAGTTTAACCGCTTCTGTCCATCAATGGTTATCGAGCCATACTATGGATCGATGGATGAGAGAGCAAACATTCGTGATACCTTAATGGAATCTGACACTAAGTATGACGTCTTGGTTACAACCTATAATTTGGCCTGTGGCGGTAAAGCTGACCATTCATTTTTGAGAAGTCAGAAGTTCAATGTTTGCGTCTATGATGAGGGTCACTTGCTCAAAAACAGTCAATCAGAAAGATATAGCAAATTAATGCGTCTTAAGGCAGAATTCCGCTTGCTACTGACGGGTACGCCGTTGCAGAATAATTTGCGAGAACTTGTGTCActtctttcttttattttgcCTGATATATTCCAGTCCCGGAAGGATGACTTGGCAGAGATTTTCAAACACAAGGCAAAAGCTACTAGCAAGAACGACGAAGACAACGCAACAAATGCAAACCTTTTGTTGTCTGAGCAACGTATTAGCAAGGCAAAGACTATGATGACTCCATTCGTTTTGCGACGTAAGAAAGATCAGGTATTGAACCACTTGCCAGAGAAAGCCCATGCAATCGAGTATTGTAAAATGTCTGATGAACAGCAAAGCATTTATGATATGGAGCTTGACACCAGTAGAAAGGCTATTGCTGCTAGAGAAGCAGCTAAAGAGTCTGGTCAGCCAAGCGGCTCTGCTAAGAATATTGGCAATATCCTGATGCAATTACGTAAAGCAGCTCTTCACCCACTGCTGTTTCGAAGATTGTATAATGACACaattctgaagaagatggcCAAAGAGATTATGGCTGAACCACGCTATGAGACTGCAAACGAACAGTTCATTTATGAAGACATGGAAGTCATGACTGATTTCGAATTGCACCGTCTGTGCGAGTCGTTCCCCTCATCTATAGGCCATCACAAGCTTTCCGAAGATAAATGGATGACCTCTGGTAAGATTTCTAAGCTAGAGAAACTACTTCCTCAAATGAAAGCTGATGGAGATAGAATTCTTATATTCTCGCAGTTCACGCAAATGCTTGATATCTTGGAGCGGGTGCTTAACTTTATGAAAATCTCATTCTTGCGACTAGATGGATCGACTCCAGTAGAAGTCCGTCAAGAAATGATTGATAAATTTTacgaagaaaaagagatcaCCGTGTTCCTATTGTCCACAAAGGCTGGTGGTTTCGGTATCAATCTAGCATGTGCCAACGTGGTTATTATTTACGATCTCAGTTTCAATCCACATGATGATAAGCAGGCCGAAGATAGAGCACACCGTGTGGGACAGACACGTGAAGTGCAGGTCATTAGATTGATTACGAAAGACACAATAGAAGAGAATATTCTCCAATTGGCTAATACTAAACTCCAATTGGACAGAAGTGTCAGCGACGAagcagatgaagagaaACTGGAGCAGTCTAATGTGTCGTTGGTCGCGTCCATGCTCTTGGGTAAGACTCCCAAGGCCAGTGTAGAACCAGAATAA
- the ATS1 gene encoding Ats1p (Protein required for modification of wobble nucleosides in tRNA; acts with Elongator complex, Kti11p, and Kti12p; has a potential role in regulatory interactions between microtubules and the cell cycle; GO_component: GO:0005737 - cytoplasm [Evidence IPI] [PMID 13680156]; GO_component: GO:0005737 - cytoplasm [Evidence IDA] [PMID 18466297]; GO_function: GO:0003674 - molecular_function [Evidence ND]; GO_process: GO:0007117 - budding cell bud growth [Evidence IGI,IMP] [PMID 13680156]; GO_process: GO:0000226 - microtubule cytoskeleton organization [Evidence IGI,IMP] [PMID 13680156]; GO_process: GO:0007017 - microtubule-based process [Evidence IGI,ISS] [PMID 8070652]; GO_process: GO:0002098 - tRNA wobble uridine modification [Evidence IMP] [PMID 18755837]) — translation MPIEILALGSNGNHQLGLGHDEDVSIAESLNPDFINSTGHAISQIVSGGNHTLFITADGDVFGCGSNDHGQLGSNINDKVIKEPKKLDLAGEKIRTAAAGWEYSIFVTDNDQLISCGNGPKGELGIGPKIPISATNDEPTFHKIRDFPPEGTRVVKINAGLAHVVVLLDDNSLWGWGSSRKGQLGDQNSARKICFEPVFIMKKDKNDSISHLSCGREFTVFGCEKSGTIEVLGGEKWGFKGQLSSPMSADLSALKFIAVDSGWSTIHRLSSDGKEITSWGNNSHFQQAPTSIRSLGLKFNDLVDGSEHSVVITDDRRNVYAWGWGEHGNCGAAGFNDDNQTYKLYSTTDATNRIKNVFCGHATTWIIIERNT, via the coding sequence ATGCCAATTGAGATATTAGCTCTGGGATCTAATGGGAACCATCAGCTGGGCCTCGGTcatgatgaagatgtttCAATTGCAGAATCTCTGAATCCAGATTTCATTAATTCTACGGGACATGCCATCAGTCAAATTGTAAGTGGTGGTAATCACACACTTTTTATTACTGCAGATGGGGACGTTTTTGGGTGTGGTAGTAATGATCACGGTCAATTAGGTAGCAACATCAACGATAAAGTTATAAAAGAACCGAAAAAACTAGATCTAGCCGGTGAAAAAATTCGcactgccgctgctggctgGGAATATAGTATCTTTGTAACCGATAATGACCAGCTGATTTCCTGCGGTAATGGTCCAAAAGGCGAACTTGGTATTGGTCCTAAAATTCCTATCTCTGCAACTAATGATGAACCTACGTTTCATAAGATTAGAGACTTTCCGCCAGAAGGAACCAGGGTGGTGAAAATTAACGCCGGTCTGGCTCACGTAGTGGTACTATTGGATGATAATTCTCTATGGGGATGGGGTTCATCTCGAAAAGGACAACTGGGTGACCAGAATTCAGCAAGGAAAATATGTTTTGAGCCTGTATTTATCATGAAAAAGGACAAGAACGATTCCATTAGTCATCTTTCTTGTGGACGGGAGTTTACAGTATTTGGCTGCGAAAAAAGTGGAACTATCGAAGTTTTAGGAGGTGAGAAGTGGGGTTTCAAGGGCCAATTGTCTTCTCCGATGAGTGCTGACTTGTCTGCATTGAAATTTATTGCCGTTGATTCAGGATGGTCAACTATTCACAGACTGTCCAGTGATGGAAAAGAAATCACTTCTTGGGGCAATAACAGCCATTTTCAACAAGCTCCGACATCTATTAGATCATTGGGGCTAAAATTTAACGATCTTGTAGATGGTAGTGAACATTCTGTAGTAATCACAGACGACCGTCGAAATGTCTACGCCTGGGGATGGGGTGAGCATGGAAATTgcggtgctgctggatttAACGATGATAACCAGACCTACAAACTATATTCAACGACAGATGCGACTAACAGAATCAAGAATGTATTTTGTGGTCATGCTACCACTTGGATAATTATTGAAAGGAATACATAA